The genomic DNA TATTTCCAGCAAGCATGCTTGATACTTTAATTAAATTCACGTCCCCTATTCCTGCATTTGTAAGGGCATTGTCAAAGGCATTTAATTTTGTTGGTCCTTCGTCTTTTCCAGAAACTATAGCTATTTTCATTTTATCACTTAGTTTAATATTGCTTTTCATAATTTTTAAAAGTTAAGTGTTTAACTTTAATCTAAATCGAATAATTTAAATAAAAGTCTAATAAAATATAATAGTAATATAATCATTTGGATTGTATCAATTTTAATTTAAATCTTATTTTATATATTATGGAGGAAGATTAATGTCAACAAAAGTTGTAGAAATTAAAACTTTAAAAGTCGGAAAATACATCGTTTTAGGTGGAGAAGCATCTAAAATCACAAGCTTAACTACTTCATCACCTGGTAAACACGGTGCTGCAAAAGCAAGATTAGAAGCTGTAGGTATCTTTGATAACCAAAAAAGAAGTATCGTAAAACCTGTAGATACTAAAGTAGATATTCCAATCATTGACAAAAGAGTAGGTCAAGTATTATCTATCCAAGGTGACAACGTTCAATTGATGGATATGGAAAGTTACGACACCTTAGATTTAGAAATTCCTGATGACTTAAAAGACCAAATTACCGAAGGTATCGAAGTGGAATACATCGTTGCTTTAGGTAATATGAAAATAATGAGAACAAAATAATTATTTTAAATAATTATTTTTACTTTTTTTTATTTAATAGTTGATTCCTATGCTTTTCAATACTTACGATCCTTGGAAATTTGCCTTTTCGAAAAGTTCCGAGAGCATTGATGATGTTGAAGAAGAAGCATGGGGGATTATTGGGGTTCCATTCGATAGCACAACATCTTATCATTCAGGTGCTCGTTTAGGCCCAATTGTTGTTAGGGAAGCTTCATATGGCTTCGAAATGTTCAATATAGATTTCAACACAAATCTAGACACTGATTTTTATGATTTTGGAGATTCCAATGTAATTCCCGGAAATTGTGTTGCAACAGTGGACCTTGTAAAATCAAATGTAGCCGAACTGATGAGTCATAAAATCAAACCGATTCTCATTGGGGGAGAGCACAGCGTTAGCATTGGTGCTGTTGAGGCTCTTAAAAACAGATACTCTAACCTGACAGTGGTTCATTTGGATGCCCATAGGGATTTGGCAGACACATTCATGGGTGAGAGATATTCTCATGCAACAGTCATGAGGAGGATCCATGATTTGAAGGTTGAGGAACTGATTCAAATAGGTATAAGATCATCTTCCAGTGAAGAGGAGGCTTTTGCAAATGAATCCCCAAATATTAAAACCTTCAGAAGCAATGAAGTTAAAAATCATATTGACAATATCCTTTATTATTTGTCACAGATTGAAACTCCAATCTACTTGTCAATAGATATGGATGTTCTGGATCCTATTTTCGCTCCAAGTGTGGGAAATCCAACTCCTTTGGGAATTACAATCCAGGATATTCAGGACATTATGGAATGTTTAGCTGCAAAAAACATTGTTGGCATGGATGTTGTGGAAACAGCTACCGACAGGTTGGGAGACATTACTGCTGTGGCGGCTTCCAAACTCGTTTATGATTTCTTAACACTCATGTGATTTTATTGAATCATTTCGATTATGTTGTATTTTTGACTGCATGTCAAACTTATTTTCATAACTGGAATTATATTTTTGTAATTCCTATTTATTAGTATAATATAAATATTCGGTTCTATAATATATTATTTATTAATTTAGAAGGAGCAAATTTTTATGAATAACAGAACAGTTGAACTTTCTGGACATATTATTGATTCATTGGTTCTTCCAAAGACTATGGACCTTATTATGGACAGAGGTGGAGATTTTGACATACTGGAATTTGATGTTGGAAAAAGAAAATCTGATATTAGTAGGGCTAAGATATTGGTTTCTGCAGATTCTCCCGATCAGTTAAACATGATTTTAGACGAATTATCTAGATTAGGTGCTTCCATATCCGAACTTAAAGAGGTTCAGCTTGTGGCATCCACTAAAGACAAAGTTGCTCCTGAAGGATTCTATTCAACTTCCAATCATACAACTCATGTTTTATACAATGGAAATTGGATTGTTGTTAATGACATCGAAATGGACTGTACAATCTGCATTGATGAGGAAAACGAACGTGCATATTGTAAACCGTTAGGTGATATTAAGGCAGGAGACATGATTGTTGTAGGCCGTGAAGGTATTAAAGTAACTCCTCCTCAAAGAGCAAGGGGCAAGCAGGAGCTATTTGAATTCATGAACAGTGATGTTTCTTCTGAAAAACCTTTAATGAATCTTATTCGTGGAATAGCTAAAGAGATGAAGGAAATTAAAGCTAAAGGCGGTAAAATAGGAATTGTTGGTGGGCCAGCTATTGTTCATACAGGCTCTGGAAAATATTTGGCTGCTCTTATTCGTGAAGGATACATTGACGCTTTAATGGCTGGAAATGCATTGGCTACTCATGATATTGAAAGCAATCTATTTGGAACTTCTTTGGGAATTGAAGTAGAAACCGGAAACATTGTATCTCATGGTCATACTCACCATATGAGGGCAATTAACAAAATAAACAATTCCGGATCTATTAAAAATGCTGTTGAAGATGGAACTTTAACAGGGGGAATCATGTATGAATGTATTAAGAATGATGTCCCTTACGTTTTGGCAGGCTCCATTCGTGATGACGGTCCTTTGCCTGATGTAATCACAAACACTCTCAAATCTCAGGAATTGATGCGTGAACAGGCTCAAAGTTTGGATATGGTAATTATGATTGCTACAATGCTTCATTCAATAGCTATGGGTAATTTACTCCCTTCACGTGTGAAAAGTATTTGTGTAGATATTAACCCATCTACGGTGACTAAACTTTCTGACAGGGGCAGCGCTCAAGTCGTTGGCATTGTTACGGATATTGGTACATTTTTACCTTTATTATACAATGCATTACATGAAGACGATGATTTAGATGAAATTTAAGGCTTATTATTTGGATGTATTGGATAACACCATACATCCTGCTGAAATTTCTATTAAAAACTCTTTTTTTGATTCAATCAGAATTCTTAGCGATACCAATTTTATTCCCGATATTGATGGCTTGATTTTGCCGGGCTTCATTGATGCTCATATTCATATTGAAAGCACCATGCTTACTCCGGCCCAATTTGCAAAGGCGGCTTTGCGTCATGGGACGACTTCTGTTATTGCAGACCCTCATGAAATTGCAAATGTTTTGGGGATTGAAGGTG from Methanobrevibacter sp. includes the following:
- a CDS encoding TIGR00300 family protein, which codes for MNNRTVELSGHIIDSLVLPKTMDLIMDRGGDFDILEFDVGKRKSDISRAKILVSADSPDQLNMILDELSRLGASISELKEVQLVASTKDKVAPEGFYSTSNHTTHVLYNGNWIVVNDIEMDCTICIDEENERAYCKPLGDIKAGDMIVVGREGIKVTPPQRARGKQELFEFMNSDVSSEKPLMNLIRGIAKEMKEIKAKGGKIGIVGGPAIVHTGSGKYLAALIREGYIDALMAGNALATHDIESNLFGTSLGIEVETGNIVSHGHTHHMRAINKINNSGSIKNAVEDGTLTGGIMYECIKNDVPYVLAGSIRDDGPLPDVITNTLKSQELMREQAQSLDMVIMIATMLHSIAMGNLLPSRVKSICVDINPSTVTKLSDRGSAQVVGIVTDIGTFLPLLYNALHEDDDLDEI
- the speB gene encoding agmatinase, which produces MLFNTYDPWKFAFSKSSESIDDVEEEAWGIIGVPFDSTTSYHSGARLGPIVVREASYGFEMFNIDFNTNLDTDFYDFGDSNVIPGNCVATVDLVKSNVAELMSHKIKPILIGGEHSVSIGAVEALKNRYSNLTVVHLDAHRDLADTFMGERYSHATVMRRIHDLKVEELIQIGIRSSSSEEEAFANESPNIKTFRSNEVKNHIDNILYYLSQIETPIYLSIDMDVLDPIFAPSVGNPTPLGITIQDIQDIMECLAAKNIVGMDVVETATDRLGDITAVAASKLVYDFLTLM
- a CDS encoding translation initiation factor IF-5A — its product is MSTKVVEIKTLKVGKYIVLGGEASKITSLTTSSPGKHGAAKARLEAVGIFDNQKRSIVKPVDTKVDIPIIDKRVGQVLSIQGDNVQLMDMESYDTLDLEIPDDLKDQITEGIEVEYIVALGNMKIMRTK